The Drosophila bipectinata strain 14024-0381.07 chromosome 3L, DbipHiC1v2, whole genome shotgun sequence region CTGGGCGCCACCGCCACACGTGGGTATCACGTTACCCTTGTACAGTTTGGTCTCCACATCGCCGTCTGTGTCCGCCTCCTGGGACACCAGGCAGTACTTGTTGGCTCCGTGGTTGGTCAGCTCCTTCATGTCGGTTAGCTTGGTCACGGACTTGCGGTTTTTCAGATATGGCTGCATTATGGTACCAAGAGGGACAGGATTGGCGGCCCTATGTTCCAGCCATTTGTCGCCGGCCGATCGCGAGCGTCGATGACGATTGTTGGCTGCAGCCACGCCCTGATGGGAGGAACAGTATGATTTGAAAAATTCGTTCAAATTGCTAGAAAAAGAAACTTACATGTCGCGGCGTGGCATAGATATCTGTTCTTGTAGCCGGCACCGATGATTCTGTGCGAGCTGTGAAGGTTCCACGATCCTTTTCGTTGAGAATATCCTCTGAGCTCTGAGAGCGAGGCAGACTGGGCAGATCCTCTGACTGCAGAATGTTCGAAACCAGGCGTAGTTTCTCGTCTTTGATGCGCATGCGTTCCTGCAATTTGGCTCGCTGCTCCCGAAgcttcagctccagctcccGCTTGTTCTTGTCCGACTCGACAGCCAGCTTGGAGCTAAACTTTTTCTTTTGCTTCTCCTTCTCGTGCTCCTTTTGGGTGAGAAGGTTCTTCTGTTCGTCTAGCTTGAAGGTGAGCTCCTCAATCTGTCTGTCGCGCTTGCTCAGCGTGTTGTTCAGCACGTCTATGGAGCTCTCGTGGATGCGCACCTTTTTTTCCAATGCGGCACTACGTTCGCGTTCTTGCTTGTAGACCGCTTTCAAGGAGGCTAGCTCCGTTCGCAGTTGCAGGTTGTCCCTGTCCAGGTTCATCAGCATTTGCCTGAAGCTGTCACCTGCATTTGTAAGGATATTTCTCATTGAATTACTTAAAACAAACCCTAATAGGTGTCTTCAACTCACACTTTATATCCAAATTGCTGCGCAACTTTTTGCGTTTCTCGATGCGCTGCTCCAAATAGTGCATCAACTCCTTGATCTTAAACTCTGCCTCAGGACTGTCCATCTGATAGGAGGGAAAGTCAGGGCCTAAGCTGTAGACCAGGCCTACATCCACCTCGAGATCCTTGGCCTCGGGAATTCCCAGCTCGTTCAAATTGTTGACAGCAATCTTGAACAGCTTATTGGCCTTACGTCTGCCCGGTGTGAGACCCAAATCCGGTTTTATGGGCGTGGCCCTAGCTATTTGAACCTCCTGAGTCATCTCGGCAAACTTCATCACTTGCTGCAATTAGGAGTCAAACGTTAAAGGGAGATCTTTACAAAAGGGAGTCAGTCCCTTACCATGTTCTCATCATAGTCCTCGATTCTTGGATTGATGCACACAATCATGGACACCTGACCCTCGCCATCAAAGTAGTTCTTAAACATGTGCGTGATCTTGGAGTCACGATAGGGGATCTTCTTGGGCGCCATGCCGCTGGCTGCTGCCTGTTGGTTCTCCCGCAAATACTCCAAGCACGTTCGCAGCGTCATTAGCGAGTTGTTGATGTTGCCCGCCTCTCGAAGCCTCACCCCAGTGTTCTTGGTTCGCGAAGAGCGTTCGCTACCAGCTAGATCTACAAGCGACAACTGGCTGACGGTGATGTTCTGCTTATCCTGGACCACGTTTTCGCCCTGGCTGTCGGTGGGTGCCTGCACCAGTCGAATATTGAATACCGAGTGACTTCGACTGGATTCGGCGTTCAGAACGGTGTGGCCCATGCGCTTGCGCTTCTGACCCATTTGGAAGACCTCAAGGGCCTCCTCCACAGTTTTTACCTCCACTTCTGTTACCCCATGTACGAACATATGTCGATTGGCATCCTCGCGAATGATTTTGCTCTGCAAAGTCCTGGAATATTTCATTGAAATTAGTAACTTATTAACTTTCTAAAATCGAAGATTTAACTCACTTCTGTATGCCCGAATCTTCCAGCAGATCGTACACGCTATTGTTATAAATCTCTATGTAGGTGACGAACACCGAGTACATGTTATCCTCGTCCAAGCCCAGCAACGGTGTGGGCTCTACGGATGCCTGTGAGGCGATTTCAGGATCCGAGTCCTTGTGTCGGAACGCAAAGCGCCCGGCTCCTGCAAAACGCTGGTTCATTTCGTGCTGCCTCTCCAGGAGAGCATCTTCCTCAGAGAGAATCTCGAAACCATTTAGTTTGTCTGGCTTAAACACAAACTTTTTGGCCTGAAAATCGGAAATGGTCCGGAACAGGACGTCCAGGCAGCGAGGCATGATTCCACGGTGCCGCAGGTTTCCCGTCATTGTGTAGGTCTTGCCACTGCCCGTCACTCCGTATGTAAACAGGAGGCTGTTTCGTCCTCGAAGGAGATTCTCCACCAGAGGCTGTGCCACCGATCCATACACATCCTGCTGTGAGGCATCCGGTTGAAAAACATGTTTAAAGATGTACTGGATCTCGCGCTGGCCGCTGTTCTGTTTGTGATGCAGTAGCTGATCCTGTGGATTGAGGGCAATCGTCGTAGAGTTCTTCACTCGCAGGCATGTGAGATCCGCTTCAGATTGCAAAGGTCGCACACGGCAGAAGACATTCACTGGATCCCTGGCCTTTTCGGAGGTCTCTCGTCGTTGCGGTTTGTCTGTATTTTGTGGGTGCACCCTTGGAGTCTTCGGGACGACGCGCATCGGCGTTCGGGGTCTATTAAATGATATTTTAGTTGCCGGAATAAACCTTTTAAGTCCTGGCATTCTACTTACACTGCTt contains the following coding sequences:
- the pav gene encoding kinesin-like protein KIF23; translated protein: MKAVPRTPMRVVPKTPRVHPQNTDKPQRRETSEKARDPVNVFCRVRPLQSEADLTCLRVKNSTTIALNPQDQLLHHKQNSGQREIQYIFKHVFQPDASQQDVYGSVAQPLVENLLRGRNSLLFTYGVTGSGKTYTMTGNLRHRGIMPRCLDVLFRTISDFQAKKFVFKPDKLNGFEILSEEDALLERQHEMNQRFAGAGRFAFRHKDSDPEIASQASVEPTPLLGLDEDNMYSVFVTYIEIYNNSVYDLLEDSGIQKTLQSKIIREDANRHMFVHGVTEVEVKTVEEALEVFQMGQKRKRMGHTVLNAESSRSHSVFNIRLVQAPTDSQGENVVQDKQNITVSQLSLVDLAGSERSSRTKNTGVRLREAGNINNSLMTLRTCLEYLRENQQAAASGMAPKKIPYRDSKITHMFKNYFDGEGQVSMIVCINPRIEDYDENMQVMKFAEMTQEVQIARATPIKPDLGLTPGRRKANKLFKIAVNNLNELGIPEAKDLEVDVGLVYSLGPDFPSYQMDSPEAEFKIKELMHYLEQRIEKRKKLRSNLDIKCDSFRQMLMNLDRDNLQLRTELASLKAVYKQERERSAALEKKVRIHESSIDVLNNTLSKRDRQIEELTFKLDEQKNLLTQKEHEKEKQKKKFSSKLAVESDKNKRELELKLREQRAKLQERMRIKDEKLRLVSNILQSEDLPSLPRSQSSEDILNEKDRGTFTARTESSVPATRTDIYATPRHGVAAANNRHRRSRSAGDKWLEHRAANPVPLGTIMQPYLKNRKSVTKLTDMKELTNHGANKYCLVSQEADTDGDVETKLYKGNVIPTCGGGAQVVFNDVECLKQKSPVHSPTRKRPSNGTISALGGGGAVPSTVTSNQDIASRCNLGIEGHSSKKSKI